In the genome of Quercus robur chromosome 3, dhQueRobu3.1, whole genome shotgun sequence, one region contains:
- the LOC126718135 gene encoding squamosa promoter-binding-like protein 16 isoform X1, with the protein MDSSSSSGSTKRARAPVNGTQVPLCLVDGCNSDLSKCRDYHRRHKVCELHSKTPKVTIRGQEQRFCQQCSRFHSLGEFDEGKRSCRKRLDGHNRRRRKPQPDSLSLNSGRFNSSYQGTRILSFTSPQIFPQGAVVSSPWTGTVKAESDAALYNSYSQLNYSDRKNSINPGSLYDNYKGGKQFPFSQGSSSSLLGASISQPLLDSRSQKVFSNGLNQVIDSDCALSLLSSTPTETRQVGLSNMVQSNPIHTGQSLVPSLHYNGFGMEVKENSSALGSSNTNIHCQGMFSIGPHDSDGSSATGPNQTLSFLWE; encoded by the exons ATGgactcatcatcatcatcaggaTCAACAAAGAGGGCTCGAGCACCTGTTAATGGAACCCAAGTCCCTTTGTGCTTGGTTGATGGGTGTAATTCAGACCTAAGTAAATGCAGGGATTATCACCGACGCCATAAAGTATGTGAACTCCACTCTAAGACCCCAAAGGTTACAATTAGGGGTCAGGAACAACGGTTCTGCCAGCAGTGCAGCAG GTTCCATTCCCTGGGGGAGTTTGATGAGGGAAAGCGTAGCTGCAGGAAACGTCTTGATGGACACAACCGACGCCGTAGGAAGCCTCAACCAGATTCTCTGTCCTTAAATTCAGGAAGGTTTAATTCCAGCTACCAAG GCACCAGAATCTTATCATTCACTAGTCCACAAATATTTCCACAAGGTGCTGTAGTGAGCTCTCCTTGGACTGGGACTGTCAAAGCTGAGTCTGATGCTGCGCTTTACAACAGCTATTCACAGTTGAATTATTCTGACAGAAAAAACTCCATTAATCCGGGATCTTTATACGATAATTACAAAGGAGGAAAGCAGTTCCCATTTTCACAAGGCTCTAGTTCCTCCCTCCTCGGAGCTTCTATTAGCCAACCGCTTCTGGATAGCCGCAGTCAGAAAGTGTTCTCTAATGGGTTAAACCAAGTCATAGATTCTGACtgtgctctctctcttctgtCATCAACACCAACTGAGACTCGGCAGGTTGGTTTGAGCAACATGGTGCAGTCCAATCCCATCCACACGGGTCAGTCCTTAGTCCCAAGTCTGCACTACAATGGGTTTGGAATGGAGGTTAAAGAAAATTCTTCTGCTTTGGGTAGCAGCAATACCAACATCCATTGCCAAGGAATGTTTTCAATTGGGCCTCATGATAGTGATGGGTCATCTGCAACCGGGCCTAATCAAACACTTTCCTTCTTGTGGGAGTAG
- the LOC126718135 gene encoding squamosa promoter-binding-like protein 16 isoform X2, with product MISTCIHALPASPKEFQKVQEQETIFLGFHSLGEFDEGKRSCRKRLDGHNRRRRKPQPDSLSLNSGRFNSSYQGTRILSFTSPQIFPQGAVVSSPWTGTVKAESDAALYNSYSQLNYSDRKNSINPGSLYDNYKGGKQFPFSQGSSSSLLGASISQPLLDSRSQKVFSNGLNQVIDSDCALSLLSSTPTETRQVGLSNMVQSNPIHTGQSLVPSLHYNGFGMEVKENSSALGSSNTNIHCQGMFSIGPHDSDGSSATGPNQTLSFLWE from the exons ATGATTTCTACATGTATACATGCACTTCCTGCTTCGCCCAAAGAATTTCAGAAGGTGCAAGAGCAAGAAACTATTTTCCTGGG GTTCCATTCCCTGGGGGAGTTTGATGAGGGAAAGCGTAGCTGCAGGAAACGTCTTGATGGACACAACCGACGCCGTAGGAAGCCTCAACCAGATTCTCTGTCCTTAAATTCAGGAAGGTTTAATTCCAGCTACCAAG GCACCAGAATCTTATCATTCACTAGTCCACAAATATTTCCACAAGGTGCTGTAGTGAGCTCTCCTTGGACTGGGACTGTCAAAGCTGAGTCTGATGCTGCGCTTTACAACAGCTATTCACAGTTGAATTATTCTGACAGAAAAAACTCCATTAATCCGGGATCTTTATACGATAATTACAAAGGAGGAAAGCAGTTCCCATTTTCACAAGGCTCTAGTTCCTCCCTCCTCGGAGCTTCTATTAGCCAACCGCTTCTGGATAGCCGCAGTCAGAAAGTGTTCTCTAATGGGTTAAACCAAGTCATAGATTCTGACtgtgctctctctcttctgtCATCAACACCAACTGAGACTCGGCAGGTTGGTTTGAGCAACATGGTGCAGTCCAATCCCATCCACACGGGTCAGTCCTTAGTCCCAAGTCTGCACTACAATGGGTTTGGAATGGAGGTTAAAGAAAATTCTTCTGCTTTGGGTAGCAGCAATACCAACATCCATTGCCAAGGAATGTTTTCAATTGGGCCTCATGATAGTGATGGGTCATCTGCAACCGGGCCTAATCAAACACTTTCCTTCTTGTGGGAGTAG